TTCAGTCCGTGTCGTTTTCAGTCGAAGCGGGTATTTATCCAATAGCAGTGTGAGAAAACAGACATCCCAGACTGTTCTGTCTACCTGATTATCGTTATTCGATGTAAAAatcgtatttttcatcaagGTCCTGGAATAGACCATTCGGCCGTTTATATACGAAAtgcattttattcgaaattctggGTGTCGATGAACGGTAAACGAGTCTGTTAGCCATTATCCGGAAGCTATTGGCGTGATAAGGGACGGGTTCCCATTACGTGACATTCTGTTACgtaatttcgataaaaatggtatttttgtcaaaatttcgtTCGCCACGTCGTTTCTCGTCGGTTCGAGTTTTGGAATTCCAGCAAGTTGGAGCATAGTGCGTTTCATACCACAACGATTGACCAGGCGATGTTATTTGACGAGGAAACTGCATTTTCGATAAGAGTCCTGGAACGGACCGTTGGGCCGTTTTTCACAAAATGTGCAACAGCcaggttttttggttttgagaGATTGAAACCGAACCAGTGTGCCGGTTCCCGAGGCATGCTGTCGAAAATGCCCAATTAGCTACTAAAAATAACGTTTTCTACCGGGATTACGTGATCAATGGATATTTAACTTCAGGTCAATCCAGGGTACCTCTGATTACAGGTGAGTTCGGTACATGTATTACATTATGCTTTGGCGAATCTTGATGTGGAATTTAATCAGAAAACATACACTCGTTCTATTTCTTGCAAGTCATTCCAGGGAATCAGTATGTAGGAAAAGAACGGTTCATAAATCACGTCAGTGTTCAAAtctagaaaaaagaatccgcCATATATCTGCTATGTGCGTTTAATTCAAGATTCTAATACACTCATCATATATACAGGTTTTCCAATTACAacggaaaatattatttttggttcGCTTTCACAAGGGGAGGCCGCCAACTCGTCATCACCGATTTCGACCAAATTTATAGTATATGTAGGGTATGACTTGAAATGACAGTCAGCCAAGCGGGACCGCGCGAtactcaaaaataaaattgtttaaagATTTTGGGTCAGTAGAAAAGCCTTTTGAGTTAAATAATTGTCAAGGAATAGTTGGCGCAGTGGCCAGAGCTCGGATTCGAAATACGAGTGTCGTGGGTTCGAATCTCCGCACGGgggctttttttgtttttttgcttttttcctccccttgtCAGATAATAATGTTTGTAGTTGATTACTGTACATACATCAATCTAGTGTCTCAAATCTAGAGGTTAGACATATTTTGATTCTACACTTatcatgtttgttttttgttcaaaaggGACAATGTCACTCGAGCTAAAGTTAACCAAGAGTTATAGGTGAAAGATTCTTGAAGATTTTGATGAGCAGCATGCCGTTTGGTATTCAGTAGTTCAGTCAGCTTGACAATATCATTAGTTCCCGGAAGCTCTACCCTTTTTTTGACGTTTTTTCATGACCTGCGTTTCGGTTACAGTTTTATTTACGGAACATCCAAAATCTTCATCAAAGAGTTTGAGGAAGTCAGCAGTATTAGTTTTCTTAGTTTTGTCATGCTGTTTGATTGACTCGCTCTCCATAATGagtccaatttttttaatgcaaGTCCCAATATTTGCAGCTACCGATGGGGCGTTATAAATTTCTAACTCTTCATCAAAACCAGCAACTTTGTTCACAGCTGAAACAGCTGTGTCGTAATATTTGGGATCATAAAGTGACTCGAAGTCAATTATTTCTGGATTGATATCTTTTAAAGCAAGTAGAAACCGTCCAATCAATCTGAGGTGTGATCTTATCATATCATGTTGGTGCTGTAATCTATACTTTTTGCACATCTTATTTCCATGAAGTATTATTAGGCGATCATATCTTATCAATCTGACGATATCATCTTCTCTTATGACTGGAAAAATCTCTTGCCTCAATTTCTGGCATGCCTTCGAATGAATGCGACCCATAATCTTGCGACTAGACATTAGGATATTTCGAGTGCCTTGACCACGACCTCCGACACAGCGATTGAAATGATGCCTGATGTTACTTCTTGAGAAAAATCCTTTGCATTTTGCGCATGGTACATAGTCCAGACCAGCTTTATTTAGCCTAGCTAGTGGTCTGCGAGAAACGATGAGTTCACCATTGTTGAAGTCTGTATTTTTGTTATGCAGAAATGTTCCCATGtttcttagtttttttattatttcagacCGTTCAGCACTTTTTTTTGGTAgcagcatagatatattgaactagatcggacaagatcATGGCGGATTCTAGTGTATGGGTTTAAATGTAGGcggcgcgctcggcgaaaaaacCCAAATTGAGGATTTAGCTTCAGGCCACTGTTTTACTTACAGAACGACCTGATAACTCATGAGTCGCGCGATTTCGCAAATTATGTTTCAGACCGATCGAGATGGTAACTTGTTGAAACTGTTCaacttgaccgacagatataTGACTAAGCGAAATGAGCCATATTATACACGGTGTATCCATGAATTTTCAATGGTTAGATACTGGTACCATAGTACACATAGCTGCTATACCCGTGTTAAGTTATAATAGATATCGATATATCACGACTAAGATACTACAAACGTGACAAGCGGTTGCCTCAAAACCTGAGGCatctgcgttttttttttgaaaaatctttgaaacaaAAGTTGTAGAGTCatgaaaggaaaggaaaatccAATAATGCACGATAATACCACGAATTTTGAATTCTATCTGTATtgtaatatagatatatcatgatatatgatatatatcgCACCTGATATAATTCACTAACATTTCAGTTCTCTACtttagaagttgaaaaaagttgaGCGACTTGTagaaatcaaaatatcgacTGGATATTTGCAGAATGTCTCTATCATTTTCAACCCAGACAATAATAcaacaatgagaaaaagaaacttaaAATTTCGGACGATCTtgcgaattttctcaaatctcGAGTGATCCCCAAGATTTTTTTGTTGGAGCTGATCATTAGAGGGGGCTCTTAAACCATGTTAATTtaacatattttcatatttcatcgaaGACGCAAACAAAGTAATATCATATCTCTGGTaatatcatcttttttttgctacccTAATTCACATGGTTGATCGATTtctgattgagaaaaaaatactttggaaaattgtaGTCTTAAGCCCAGAATTACGATATAATCGAAGAAAACCAGCTGCAATATTTCTCAACATTTCCACGATACCGTATCTCGAAATACTAATAAATAtcactgaaattgaaaatacaaatCTTTTTCCGTTCCTAGATATCTAATAGTTTCAGAGGTACGCATAGATATACCCCAAACGTTGCTGTGGTAAATAGTGGTAGCAATGGTAGTGAAACATAATTTCACGGCTTATGAGAAGGTTCTAACATAGATAAAGTACCCATGGTTCTAACTAGGTTTCTACCATTTAATAGGTAATAAAAATGGTGCCCCTCTGGGAGCCAAATCGGTGACCCATCTAAAGCGACCTACCTTGTTGAACGAAATCATGACACTACATCTATGACCTCACTGACAATTGCTCAATGGAACCCGTGACCAAACTTACAAGGTCTTTCCTTCACAATTACTTATAGAACTAAGATGATCTCTGGAGACTGCTAATTTAGAAATTGCTATAGGATTTTCAATGGCTCAAACTACTAatgttaaatattttcaaatgaacaATTAATATGGTATTCATAAAACAGACGTCAGATATGTTAggaccatagatatattgtagGACTACATGGAACTACCATGAACTACTATCGTACTATATTTATGGTGGCAGATGGTggcaggaaaaaaacgaatacaagcaatatttatattttcattcttttaatGATTATCGGTAATAGTATTGGACAACCGACCAACCGCCCCCTCGGCACcccctccttctttttttattgcgGCGCTGCCCCGCCGCTGGTGCCGCCGCTGGCGCCGGTGCTGGTGCCGGTGCTGGTGCCGGTGCTGGTGCCGGTGCCTGCTGGGGCTGCGGTGGAGGCCTCAATATTTGAGTGAGGGTTGCCACCGCAGCCCTCAGCGCGGCTAACTCCTCCACAATCTTCGCCATCTGTGAATGATCATGATTATCAGCTATAATTTGATGTAGAGAGAACACTGAAATTAGAAACTTTTATTCGCACTATATCTTTTCAACTTGAATAGTTCTATCGTCTTGGACTAGTTTTCCAATTCAAAGTATGCTCTGTTTTGGAATTTTCGCTATGACGTATAAATATTGGTCGGGTCTTTTCGTACTACATCAGAGTCAGTACACttgaatatgtatacatatagaggtAAGCagggcaaaatggggtacttGAGGAAAGGCCGAGCTTTGTGAAACTTGAACGTGCTGAAACTTTGCCCTCTTATTTATACTTGAAgtcaatgagaaaaattatcagtTAGCATCAGTAAGAAGAAATTCAGAATTATAGTaacatttgaaattattaacatCCGTATTTCTTTGAAATGAGTTATAAAAAGCAGTAATTCTCAAAATCCAGAATGATGGCCGAAGTccttttgataattattataacaattttcacaaaatttttggGGTACCCTATTTAGCCCTGTTACTCTGTTCGACCCCATTTTTCTCCATGTATGAATTTGTGTCAAGTTTGTATGGTATAAAATAGCCAAACTTTTCACGTATAACGAAAATAGATGTAAAGAACCATCAAAAGGGTAACTGTTATGAttatgaagataaaaaaaatgtatcatcTTTGAAAAACGGAATACATGATTGAAGTGTTCAATTGGATACGGTATCAAACTAAAATGAGTGTATGAACATTAAAGAGCTGTTACGTACGTTTGGTGCGGCGGGTGGCTGCGTTGCCGCGGGTGGCGGCGCTGCCTCTGGCACTACTACGCCGGGTGGGGCCACCACCTCGGCGTAGCTGCGACCGTTGTCATGTTCGTTTGAATCTTTATGAACAACAAAATATTACATTAAtgccaaaattatttatttgaaaggGATATATCTCAACACGGTCAATATATGTAGAATGTATCCATACGACCGCACGTATATTGAATATATCTGTGATGCTACCATGTGCTACCATGCCACCAAAAACGCGGGAAGACAGTTCACAACCCATTTTACACGATAGCCTTTTCTCATGATCGGATGAATTTCATGCGGTAAATTTTAATCAACAGagtaaaattgagaaaaagtaaGGAGAGAATttctgggaaaaaaatttagataccATGTGCTACCACGCCGCCAAAAAAGCGGGAAGAGAGTTCACAATACATTTTGCACGATTGCCTTTTCTCATGATCGGATGAATTGGATGCGGTAAATTTTAATCaacagagaaaaattgagaaaaagtaaGGAGAGAATttctgggaaaaaaattttagatctCGAGCATGAATTTCACAACTTTCTATATATCTCAGCTAGAGTTGGAATATgtgttatttttgtatttatatcCCATAAAAGACATCACAGTATATTTCCGAcctcaaaatgttgaatatttagtctaaatgagaaaattaaggTTTGATGTGCGACCGAAAAAATATTAGTTAAACATGGTAAAACAAGCAGTACTCACCTCTCATCTTCGCAGTTCGTTCAACAATAACGAAATCGGTTGGTGTTATACGGCGTCGGCTGCGCGATGCGAATTCGCTTCAGTGCTACCAACTCAATATTTGACGCCGCCCCTTCGCGAAACTGTAGCGTCATTCGCCAGAATGACCCAGGCGAAAATACAGTTGGTACCACGTACCACTATGAGGCGTCAATTTCGGCCGATTTCAATTCTGTGCATGCGCGAGCTTTACCGCGTATCGCGAccacatttctcttttttggaaAATAGTCCAGGAGGAAACGGCGCATGAGTACCAAAAACTATTCcacctcaatttttttatgcGATTCTCTTCAAATTACCCTACTGATAATATAAATGCATGTTGCGAGGGGGCAACCCCGTGCCATATTGTTTAAACcgaaattgtttgaaaaattgcaaggaattgttatttttcaaccggacaaattttttttgtattctttgTTAAGATACAATTAATAAAGGTCCTATAGCTTTACACGATCAAGTTAATACTTTTAGagatatgaatttttaaaggttcgaaaaatctttaaTTTGGGTACTTTAGACccatgaaaaatatatgaaaaaaaaaaaaatatataaataatatattttttttttttctcagacaaTAGTTAACAATATCCTTGATTGCGATTTctagaaatttt
The sequence above is a segment of the Athalia rosae chromosome 5, iyAthRosa1.1, whole genome shotgun sequence genome. Coding sequences within it:
- the LOC125500951 gene encoding cyclin-dependent kinase inhibitor 1C-like; amino-acid sequence: MRDSNEHDNGRSYAEVVAPPGVVVPEAAPPPAATQPPAAPNMAKIVEELAALRAAVATLTQILRPPPQPQQAPAPAPAPAPAPAPAPAAAPAAGQRRNKKRRRGCRGGGWSVVQYYYR